In a genomic window of Alcanivorax sp.:
- a CDS encoding pitrilysin family protein, whose amino-acid sequence MRKLMVALAAILWSLTARAELPTHAFTLDNGLKVLIREDHRAPVVTVMVWFKAGSFDEAPYETGLAHVLEHMMFKGTERLGPGDFSKLVARYGGSDNAFTSYDYTAYFQQYEVSRLPLALELEAERLGNLKIDDDEFHRELQVVLEERRMRTDDNPNALAWEKFQAVARPGTGYAHPIIGWRSLLAQLQPEQARSWYERFYVPGNATLVVAGDVTRDQVEPLVRRFFSDLPAGTTPPRPTQTVTPPAGERRLDLTMAVQVPALYMLYNVPSLVTAEQKRDFYALTMLAGVLDGGMSARIETELVRGEKLVAGAGASYSGIQRGDGTFTLTATPNPGVTLEQVEQALREQIRTLQTTLPSEDEMARVRAGVLASQVFEKDSVMGQAMELGMLSTLGLDIDLAEQFEEQLGKVTAEDVQRVARQWLVPERLAVAHVVPEQGEQQ is encoded by the coding sequence ATGAGAAAACTCATGGTGGCACTGGCGGCCATTCTCTGGAGTCTGACCGCCCGGGCCGAGCTGCCCACCCATGCCTTTACCCTGGATAACGGCCTCAAGGTGCTGATCCGTGAGGATCATCGGGCCCCTGTGGTTACCGTGATGGTCTGGTTCAAGGCCGGCAGCTTCGATGAAGCGCCCTATGAAACCGGCCTGGCCCACGTGCTTGAGCACATGATGTTCAAGGGGACCGAGCGACTGGGCCCGGGGGATTTCTCCAAACTGGTGGCCCGTTATGGGGGCAGCGACAATGCCTTCACCAGTTATGACTACACCGCCTATTTCCAGCAGTACGAGGTGTCGCGCCTGCCGCTGGCCCTGGAGCTGGAGGCGGAGCGGCTGGGCAACCTGAAGATCGACGATGACGAGTTCCATCGCGAGTTGCAGGTGGTGCTGGAAGAGCGTCGTATGCGCACCGACGATAACCCCAATGCCCTGGCCTGGGAAAAATTCCAGGCGGTGGCCCGGCCGGGCACCGGCTATGCCCACCCGATCATCGGCTGGCGTTCGCTGCTGGCCCAGCTGCAGCCGGAACAGGCACGTAGCTGGTACGAGCGCTTCTATGTACCGGGCAATGCCACCCTGGTGGTTGCCGGTGACGTGACCCGCGACCAGGTGGAGCCGCTGGTGCGCCGATTCTTCAGCGACTTGCCTGCCGGTACCACGCCGCCACGGCCGACACAGACGGTGACTCCTCCCGCCGGTGAGCGACGTCTGGACCTGACCATGGCCGTGCAGGTGCCCGCTCTCTACATGCTCTATAACGTTCCCTCCCTAGTGACTGCGGAACAGAAGCGGGATTTCTATGCCCTGACCATGCTCGCCGGGGTGCTGGATGGCGGCATGAGTGCCCGCATCGAAACGGAGCTGGTGCGCGGAGAGAAGCTGGTGGCCGGGGCCGGTGCCAGCTACAGCGGCATCCAGCGCGGCGATGGCACCTTTACCCTTACCGCGACCCCGAACCCGGGGGTCACTCTGGAGCAGGTAGAGCAGGCCCTGCGTGAGCAGATCAGGACCCTGCAGACCACCTTGCCGAGTGAGGACGAAATGGCACGAGTGCGAGCCGGTGTGCTGGCCAGCCAGGTGTTCGAAAAGGATTCGGTGATGGGTCAGGCCATGGAGCTGGGCATGCTCAGTACCCTGGGGCTGGATATCGATCTGGCCGAGCAGTTTGAAGAGCAGCTGGGCAAGGTCACCGCTGAGGATGTGCAGCGGGTGGCCCGCCAGTGGCTGGTGCCGGAGCGGCTGGCAGTGGCCCATGTGGTGCCTGAGCAGGGGGAGCAGCAATGA
- a CDS encoding methanogen output domain 1-containing protein, producing MEKVSERIQTASIGLDKDRFLRQLLGYLAESLQEVTGMDQAEGFISLVGQKIGDELNAHYLQALKLTQLDRHQIAAVLVDLKRRIDGDFYLIHADERQLVLGNRRCPFGDKVIGRPALCMMTSNVFGVIAAENAGYARVDIQKAIANGDGHCHVVISLDGSDMEAGREYFRSGE from the coding sequence ATGGAAAAGGTCTCGGAACGGATTCAGACGGCATCCATCGGCCTGGACAAGGACCGGTTTCTGCGGCAGTTGCTTGGCTATCTGGCCGAGTCCCTGCAGGAAGTCACCGGCATGGATCAGGCCGAAGGCTTCATCTCCCTGGTGGGCCAGAAAATCGGTGACGAACTGAACGCGCACTATCTGCAAGCCCTCAAACTGACTCAACTGGACCGCCACCAGATCGCCGCAGTGCTGGTGGATCTCAAGCGTCGTATCGACGGGGATTTCTATCTGATCCATGCGGATGAGCGGCAACTGGTGCTGGGCAACCGCCGTTGTCCGTTCGGCGACAAGGTGATCGGTCGCCCGGCCCTGTGCATGATGACGTCCAATGTGTTCGGCGTGATCGCAGCGGAAAATGCCGGTTATGCCCGGGTGGACATCCAGAAGGCCATCGCCAATGGTGACGGCCACTGTCATGTGGTCATCTCCCTGGACGGCAGCGATATGGAGGCGGGGCGGGAGTACTTTCGCTCCGGGGAATGA
- the rpoH gene encoding RNA polymerase sigma factor RpoH, producing MTTPSTQAQALMLAVPGNNLDAYMRAVNAVPVLSADDEQRLAEQYYYEQDLDAARNLVLSHLRFVVHIARSYTGYGLPLGDLVQEGNVGLMKAVKRFDPTKGVRLVSFAVHWIKAEIHEYVIKNWRIVKVATTKAQRKLFFNLRGQKKRLGRLSMEEAQRVADDLGVTAAQVKDMEGRLGAYDASFDGPTNDDEDSPVVSPAAYLHSDNSDPADLLAEQDQQERESRQLSSALMALDERSRDILERRWLADQKSTLQDLANEYGVSAERIRQLENNAIKKLRNAIAA from the coding sequence ATGACAACCCCTTCAACACAAGCACAGGCGCTTATGCTGGCCGTACCGGGTAACAACCTGGACGCCTACATGCGAGCCGTTAATGCCGTGCCGGTACTCAGCGCAGACGACGAACAACGTTTGGCGGAACAGTATTACTACGAGCAAGATCTTGATGCCGCCCGCAACCTGGTGCTGTCGCATCTGCGTTTTGTGGTGCATATCGCCCGCAGCTACACCGGCTACGGCCTGCCTCTGGGCGACCTGGTCCAGGAAGGCAATGTGGGTCTGATGAAAGCGGTGAAGCGTTTCGACCCCACCAAGGGCGTGCGTTTGGTGAGTTTTGCGGTGCACTGGATCAAGGCGGAAATTCACGAATATGTGATCAAGAACTGGCGCATCGTCAAGGTGGCCACCACCAAGGCCCAGCGCAAACTGTTCTTCAACCTGCGCGGGCAGAAGAAGCGTCTGGGTCGCCTGAGCATGGAAGAAGCCCAGCGAGTGGCTGATGATCTGGGTGTTACCGCTGCCCAGGTGAAAGATATGGAAGGCCGTCTGGGTGCCTATGACGCCAGCTTCGACGGCCCCACCAACGATGACGAGGACAGCCCCGTGGTGTCCCCGGCTGCCTACCTGCACAGCGACAACAGCGATCCGGCGGATCTGCTGGCCGAGCAGGACCAACAGGAACGGGAAAGTCGCCAGCTGAGCTCTGCCCTGATGGCACTGGACGAACGCAGCCGCGACATCCTTGAGCGCCGCTGGCTGGCTGATCAGAAGTCCACCCTGCAGGACCTGGCCAACGAATACGGCGTGTCCGCCGAGCGTATCCGCCAGCTGGAAAACAACGCCATCAAGAAACTGCGCAACGCCATCGCGGCGTAA
- the ftsY gene encoding signal recognition particle-docking protein FtsY: MSDEVSRDDDNAPKPEDKKTGFWKRMFTGVDADELNEAGAEPEPEATGPAGPRTEPTLPATPQPETPPVTPEAAPQAENQPETADDGDEGGNFWTRMKQGLGKTRKGLGKGLADLLVGAKEIDDEIFEEIETQLLVADVGVEATDVIIEALTGQVSREELVDADALYESLQNELRKLLVPVDQPLNIDGSKKPYVILMVGVNGVGKTTTIGKLACRFKAEGKSVMLAAGDTFRAAAVEQLQVWGERNDIPVVAQHTGADSASVVYDAVQAAQSRGADVLIADTAGRLHTRGNLMEELTKVTRVMKKLIPDAPHEVLLVLDAGTGQNAIQQAEQFRDAAGVTGLALTKLDGTAKGGILFALAKRTGLPIRFIGVGERLEDLRPFHAEEFVQALFEDIV; this comes from the coding sequence ATGAGCGACGAAGTTTCCCGCGACGACGACAACGCACCCAAGCCGGAAGACAAGAAGACCGGCTTCTGGAAGCGCATGTTCACCGGTGTGGATGCCGATGAACTGAACGAGGCTGGCGCTGAGCCCGAACCGGAAGCGACCGGCCCCGCTGGGCCCCGAACCGAGCCGACGCTCCCGGCAACGCCCCAGCCGGAAACACCCCCCGTCACCCCGGAAGCGGCACCACAGGCAGAAAACCAGCCTGAAACGGCGGATGATGGCGACGAAGGCGGAAACTTCTGGACGCGCATGAAGCAGGGCCTGGGCAAGACCCGCAAGGGCCTGGGCAAGGGTCTGGCAGACCTGCTGGTGGGCGCCAAGGAAATCGACGACGAGATTTTCGAGGAAATCGAAACCCAGCTGCTGGTGGCGGATGTGGGCGTGGAAGCCACCGACGTGATCATCGAGGCACTGACCGGCCAGGTCAGCCGCGAGGAACTGGTAGATGCTGACGCCCTGTACGAGTCCCTGCAGAACGAACTGCGCAAGCTGCTGGTGCCGGTGGACCAACCGCTCAACATCGACGGCAGCAAGAAACCCTATGTGATCCTGATGGTCGGCGTGAACGGGGTCGGCAAGACCACCACCATCGGCAAGCTGGCCTGCCGCTTCAAGGCGGAAGGCAAGAGCGTGATGCTGGCGGCCGGCGACACCTTCCGCGCCGCCGCCGTGGAGCAGCTGCAGGTATGGGGCGAGCGTAACGATATTCCCGTGGTGGCCCAGCACACCGGCGCAGACTCTGCATCCGTGGTCTATGACGCGGTCCAGGCTGCCCAGTCCCGCGGTGCGGACGTGCTGATCGCCGACACCGCCGGCCGCCTGCACACCCGCGGCAACCTGATGGAAGAGCTGACCAAGGTCACCCGGGTGATGAAGAAACTGATCCCGGATGCACCCCACGAAGTGCTGCTGGTACTGGACGCCGGCACCGGCCAGAATGCCATCCAGCAGGCGGAACAGTTCCGCGATGCCGCCGGCGTGACCGGGTTGGCACTGACCAAGCTCGACGGCACCGCCAAAGGCGGTATCCTGTTCGCCCTGGCCAAACGCACCGGCCTGCCGATCCGCTTTATCGGCGTGGGGGAGCGGCTGGAAGACCTGCGACCCTTCCATGCGGAAGAGTTTGTGCAGGCGTTGTTTGAAGATATCGTCTGA
- a CDS encoding metal-dependent hydrolase → MNSKAVATSPNTPKKLNNSDIQPRKMDFAFDPAMPRYWFDGDQFKTILLTALSCTFPEGERFFVRSVRHYQKQIQDPLLREQVKGFIGQEAHHGNEHDAFNHFMESKGVPTRQVDEFVNRGMRFMAKHLSPQRQLAKTCALEHFTAMLAELMLEHPDFFKGMDERMLPLWLWHAVEESEHKAVAFDVYQDQVDNYWVRTSEMAFTTVEFISFTIFHYYQLRKGMDDPTDWRSVRGGVNWLLGKPGWLRKLGKSYLAYYKRDFHPAKRDSTFLRKQGLKKLARLLDRPDLLG, encoded by the coding sequence ATGAATAGCAAAGCGGTTGCGACGTCGCCGAACACGCCAAAAAAACTGAACAACAGTGATATTCAGCCCCGCAAGATGGATTTTGCCTTCGACCCGGCCATGCCCCGTTACTGGTTCGACGGCGATCAGTTCAAGACCATTCTGCTGACGGCCCTGTCCTGCACCTTTCCGGAAGGTGAGCGCTTTTTTGTCCGTTCCGTGCGGCATTATCAAAAGCAGATCCAGGACCCGCTGCTGCGCGAGCAGGTGAAAGGCTTTATCGGCCAGGAAGCCCACCACGGCAACGAGCACGATGCCTTCAACCACTTTATGGAATCCAAGGGTGTGCCCACCCGCCAGGTGGATGAATTCGTTAATCGCGGCATGCGTTTCATGGCCAAGCACCTGTCGCCGCAACGACAGCTGGCCAAGACCTGCGCGCTGGAACACTTCACCGCCATGCTGGCGGAACTGATGCTGGAGCACCCGGACTTCTTCAAGGGCATGGACGAGCGCATGTTGCCACTGTGGTTATGGCATGCGGTGGAAGAAAGCGAGCACAAGGCGGTGGCCTTTGATGTGTATCAGGACCAGGTGGACAACTACTGGGTGCGCACCTCGGAAATGGCCTTTACCACCGTGGAATTCATCAGTTTCACCATTTTCCATTACTACCAGCTGCGCAAGGGCATGGATGATCCCACCGATTGGCGATCCGTGCGCGGTGGCGTTAACTGGCTGCTTGGCAAACCGGGCTGGCTACGCAAACTGGGCAAGTCCTACCTGGCCTATTACAAGCGGGATTTTCATCCTGCCAAGCGCGACAGCACCTTCCTGCGCAAGCAGGGGTTGAAGAAACTGGCGCGTCTGCTGGATCGACCGGATCTGCTTGGCTGA
- the rsmD gene encoding 16S rRNA (guanine(966)-N(2))-methyltransferase RsmD — translation MATRGQGRKGGATSKGQVRIIGGERRGHRLQFVDQGGDLRPSSDRMRETLFNWLQFELPGLRVLDLFAGSGVLGAEALSRGAKRAVLVEKKRERAADLKRQLLPLFDDRIEIHNADALQWLAHSALQFDLVFVDPPYDLGLAEPACAALEQQGLLAEGAWVYVESRRHGESPSVPANWQLYREKSGGDILARLFRRETA, via the coding sequence GTGGCGACTAGAGGTCAGGGCCGCAAAGGCGGCGCCACCAGCAAGGGCCAGGTGCGTATCATTGGCGGTGAACGACGGGGCCACCGTTTGCAGTTTGTCGATCAGGGGGGCGATCTGCGCCCCTCGTCCGATCGCATGCGCGAAACCCTGTTCAACTGGCTGCAGTTCGAATTGCCCGGCCTGCGGGTGCTGGATCTGTTTGCCGGTTCCGGGGTGCTCGGCGCAGAGGCCTTGAGCCGCGGTGCAAAGCGGGCAGTACTGGTGGAAAAAAAGCGCGAGCGTGCCGCCGACCTGAAACGCCAGTTACTGCCGTTGTTTGACGACCGTATCGAGATTCACAACGCGGATGCCCTGCAGTGGCTGGCCCACAGCGCCCTGCAGTTTGATCTGGTGTTTGTGGACCCGCCCTACGACCTGGGGCTGGCGGAGCCGGCCTGTGCGGCGCTGGAACAGCAGGGGCTTTTGGCAGAAGGCGCCTGGGTCTATGTGGAAAGCCGTCGTCACGGGGAGTCCCCTTCGGTACCGGCGAACTGGCAGCTGTATCGGGAGAAAAGCGGAGGTGACATTCTCGCCCGATTGTTTCGCCGTGAAACGGCTTGA
- a CDS encoding pitrilysin family protein, protein MAAYSPRRAAFRAAGVEGAAPALFDWLKGLRALQPVACSFRLLAVSAALLLSACASFPTTEKQVAASEPQAPQLDIQSWQTEQGAKVMFVHSDALPMLDIRLVMAAGSSRDDGLPGVASLTSALIGQGADALSVDHIARGFEDRGASFSSSSYRDMGIISLRTLSAVEYRQPVVALFNRVIGSPNFPQDALDRLRTRAMQGLRMEQQVPGPQVSKAFMATLFADHPYGQPSEGTLESLPQIQRQQLVDFYESYYAAGNTVIAMVGDLSRSEAEEIAARISAALPEGPAAPELPRAEVLSERKREHIDFPSAQTHILLGNQATWRGNPDHVALHVGNQILGGGGFASILTDEVRQQRGFVYGIGSGFSAMAAGGPFQVQFKTANENADEALSLTLDLIGKFVEDGPTDAQLEQARANILGSFALSTADNSDIIGQLGAIGFYDLPLDYLQWFNRQVRQVTVTDIREAFQRTLDVDDLAIVSIGPEAPQILQDQGSDAPEVEEARRGD, encoded by the coding sequence ATGGCGGCTTACTCTCCTCGCAGGGCGGCGTTCCGCGCTGCCGGTGTCGAGGGCGCGGCGCCTGCGCTATTCGATTGGCTGAAAGGTTTGCGCGCGTTGCAGCCTGTAGCTTGCAGCTTTCGCCTTCTGGCAGTGTCGGCAGCGTTGCTGCTCAGCGCCTGCGCCAGCTTCCCGACTACGGAAAAACAGGTGGCGGCCAGTGAGCCCCAGGCGCCGCAGTTGGACATCCAGTCATGGCAGACGGAGCAGGGTGCCAAGGTCATGTTCGTGCACAGCGATGCCTTGCCCATGCTGGATATTCGTCTGGTGATGGCCGCCGGCAGTTCCCGGGATGACGGCTTGCCCGGCGTAGCCTCGCTGACCAGCGCCCTGATCGGCCAGGGCGCCGACGCCCTGAGTGTGGATCACATCGCCCGCGGCTTTGAAGATCGCGGCGCCAGCTTTTCCTCCAGCAGTTACCGGGACATGGGCATTATCAGCCTGCGCACCCTGTCGGCGGTGGAATATCGCCAGCCGGTGGTGGCGCTGTTCAACCGGGTGATCGGTTCACCCAACTTCCCCCAGGACGCGCTGGACCGTCTGCGCACCCGCGCCATGCAGGGGCTGCGCATGGAGCAGCAGGTGCCGGGCCCGCAGGTCAGCAAGGCGTTCATGGCCACTCTGTTTGCCGACCATCCCTATGGTCAGCCCAGTGAAGGAACGCTGGAGAGCTTGCCGCAGATCCAGCGGCAGCAGCTGGTGGATTTCTATGAGAGCTATTACGCCGCTGGCAATACCGTAATCGCCATGGTGGGGGACCTGTCGCGCAGTGAGGCCGAGGAGATAGCCGCACGGATCAGTGCGGCACTGCCAGAGGGCCCGGCGGCGCCAGAGCTGCCCCGGGCAGAGGTGCTCAGCGAACGCAAACGCGAGCACATCGATTTCCCTTCCGCCCAGACCCATATTCTGCTGGGCAACCAGGCCACCTGGCGGGGCAACCCGGATCATGTGGCCCTGCACGTGGGCAACCAGATTCTCGGCGGTGGCGGCTTTGCCTCCATTCTCACCGACGAGGTGCGCCAGCAGCGCGGCTTTGTCTACGGCATCGGCAGCGGCTTCTCGGCCATGGCGGCGGGCGGCCCTTTCCAGGTGCAGTTCAAGACCGCCAACGAGAATGCGGATGAGGCGCTGAGCTTGACGCTGGATCTGATTGGCAAATTTGTTGAAGACGGTCCCACTGACGCGCAGCTGGAGCAGGCGCGGGCCAATATTCTTGGCAGCTTTGCCCTGAGCACCGCCGACAATAGCGACATCATCGGCCAGCTGGGCGCCATCGGTTTCTACGATCTGCCGCTGGATTACCTGCAGTGGTTCAACCGCCAGGTGCGGCAGGTCACCGTGACGGATATCCGCGAGGCCTTCCAGCGAACCCTGGATGTGGATGATCTGGCCATCGTCAGTATCGGCCCGGAGGCACCACAGATCTTGCAGGATCAGGGCAGTGATGCCCCGGAGGTGGAGGAAGCGCGCCGTGGCGACTAG
- the ftsX gene encoding permease-like cell division protein FtsX: protein MAANKGPRNATPIKASRQKPERVRRVAGAHSARTSLQDRFRSWRQHHQDSFKDALQRLNAARASSAMTILVIAIALALPAGLAVLLDNARAITRGWDGNAHLSVFLEMNIAEQRQRELARDWQGLDNITRTEVITREQALAEFKTLSGFGDVLEALPDNPLPPLIVVYPDDTDPVTLRALENRLAEADGVDLVQLDVEWVRRLHALIELGERLISALTLALAAAVVLVVVNTIRLAIESRREEIVVVKIVGGTDGFVRRPFLYSGFCFGFAGGAAAVILVQIALWWLGGPIDELLALYNSEESLTSMAASSLIILPVFSGILGLLGAWLAVGRHLGDIEPNF, encoded by the coding sequence ATGGCAGCTAACAAGGGGCCAAGAAACGCCACCCCGATCAAGGCCAGTCGCCAGAAACCGGAGCGAGTGCGCCGGGTGGCCGGGGCACACAGTGCCCGCACCTCCCTGCAGGACCGTTTCCGCAGTTGGCGCCAGCACCACCAGGACTCTTTCAAGGATGCCCTGCAACGGCTCAATGCAGCCCGCGCCAGCAGCGCCATGACCATCCTGGTTATCGCCATTGCCCTGGCCCTGCCCGCAGGCCTGGCAGTGCTGCTGGACAATGCCCGCGCCATTACTCGCGGCTGGGACGGCAATGCCCATCTGTCCGTGTTTCTGGAAATGAACATCGCTGAGCAGCGCCAGCGGGAGCTGGCCCGGGACTGGCAAGGGCTGGATAACATTACCCGCACCGAGGTGATCACCCGGGAACAGGCACTGGCGGAATTCAAGACCCTGTCCGGCTTCGGTGACGTGCTGGAGGCCCTGCCGGACAACCCGCTACCACCATTGATCGTGGTTTACCCGGACGACACCGACCCGGTCACCCTGCGTGCCCTGGAAAACCGCCTGGCGGAGGCGGACGGCGTCGATCTGGTGCAGTTGGACGTGGAATGGGTGCGCCGCCTGCATGCTCTGATCGAGCTGGGCGAACGGCTGATTTCCGCCCTCACCCTGGCGCTGGCCGCCGCTGTGGTACTGGTGGTGGTGAACACCATCCGGCTGGCCATCGAAAGCCGCCGGGAGGAGATCGTGGTGGTGAAAATCGTCGGCGGCACCGATGGCTTCGTGCGCCGCCCCTTCCTCTACTCCGGGTTCTGCTTCGGCTTTGCCGGCGGCGCAGCGGCGGTAATCCTGGTACAGATAGCCCTGTGGTGGCTGGGCGGGCCCATCGACGAACTGCTGGCCCTGTACAATAGTGAGGAATCACTCACTTCCATGGCCGCATCCAGTCTGATCATCCTGCCCGTATTCAGTGGCATCCTGGGGCTGCTCGGCGCCTGGCTGGCGGTGGGCCGGCATCTGGGCGATATCGAGCCGAATTTCTGA
- the ftsE gene encoding cell division ATP-binding protein FtsE, producing MIQFDRVSKRYPNGKDALSKVSFTLPAGQLTFLTGHSGAGKSTLLKLLMMLERPTQGQVLIDGQNLNGFGNRHIPLLRRKIGMVHQNHQLLFDRTVFDNVALPLIIAGYARSDIGKRVRAALDKVGLLDKEKLNPIMLSGGEQQRVGIARAVVNKPPLLLADEPTGNLDPALSEEIMDLFKDFARVGVAVLIATHDLSLIARYNHRLLTLREGRLIHDGDEGGHHGS from the coding sequence ATGATTCAGTTTGACCGGGTCAGCAAACGCTACCCGAATGGCAAAGACGCACTCAGCAAGGTGAGCTTCACGCTCCCTGCCGGGCAGCTGACGTTTTTGACCGGTCACTCCGGGGCGGGCAAGTCCACCCTGCTGAAGCTGCTGATGATGCTCGAGCGTCCTACCCAGGGGCAGGTGTTAATCGACGGCCAGAACCTGAACGGTTTCGGCAACCGCCATATTCCCCTGCTGCGCCGCAAGATCGGCATGGTGCATCAGAACCACCAGCTGCTGTTCGACCGCACCGTGTTCGACAACGTGGCCTTGCCCCTGATCATCGCCGGCTACGCCCGCAGCGACATCGGCAAGCGGGTACGCGCCGCCCTGGACAAGGTCGGCCTGCTGGACAAGGAAAAGCTCAACCCGATCATGCTGTCCGGCGGCGAACAACAGCGTGTAGGTATCGCCCGTGCGGTGGTCAACAAGCCTCCGTTGCTGCTGGCGGACGAGCCCACCGGCAACCTGGACCCGGCCCTTTCCGAGGAGATCATGGATCTGTTCAAGGATTTTGCCCGGGTCGGCGTCGCCGTGCTGATCGCCACCCACGACCTGAGCCTGATCGCCCGCTATAACCACCGCCTGCTGACCCTGCGTGAGGGGCGCCTGATCCACGACGGCGACGAAGGGGGCCACCATGGCAGCTAA
- a CDS encoding sensor domain-containing diguanylate cyclase has product MMPLSADCRALIDALSMPVFVVHGDGRLEWLNRRARRVLAGSAPQTIKNLLVSPSRSEEFLRVMRRNQAFSHLAVHLRPPLQDSYIASTRIARQGEFLDCWLLELLPRQLVVGGMYQLSQMIQRTTVLKRERAVAEKTARMALTQASRDSLTGIANRRAFDDWLAAALIQADQQQDWLSVMIVDLDYFKAINDTHGHDLGDQVLKRVARLLGGALTRRGDQVARIGGEEFGVLLPGADIHASLKVAWRLVMTLRHYNVGCPAGDSWHPVTLSVGVATRLPDQMTTGRDLMREADRSLYLAKQRGRDQAVHGALSAQSDPPRADAG; this is encoded by the coding sequence ATGATGCCTTTGTCCGCGGATTGCCGCGCCCTGATTGATGCGTTATCCATGCCGGTGTTCGTGGTCCATGGCGATGGCCGGCTGGAGTGGCTGAACCGCCGGGCTCGACGGGTGCTGGCTGGCAGCGCGCCGCAAACCATCAAGAACCTGCTGGTGTCACCTTCGCGAAGCGAGGAATTTCTGCGCGTCATGCGCCGCAACCAGGCATTTTCCCACCTGGCGGTGCACCTGCGACCACCATTGCAGGACAGCTATATTGCCAGTACCCGCATTGCCCGGCAGGGGGAGTTTCTGGATTGCTGGCTGCTGGAGCTGTTGCCCCGGCAACTGGTGGTGGGTGGCATGTATCAGCTTTCCCAGATGATTCAGCGCACCACGGTGCTGAAACGGGAACGGGCGGTAGCGGAAAAGACCGCCCGAATGGCGCTGACCCAGGCGTCCCGGGATTCCCTTACCGGCATTGCCAATCGGCGGGCCTTCGATGACTGGCTGGCGGCGGCCCTGATTCAGGCGGATCAGCAGCAGGACTGGCTGTCGGTGATGATTGTGGATCTGGACTATTTCAAAGCCATCAATGACACCCATGGTCATGATCTGGGCGACCAGGTGCTCAAGCGCGTGGCGCGGTTGCTTGGCGGTGCGCTCACCCGGCGTGGCGATCAGGTGGCGCGCATCGGTGGCGAGGAGTTCGGTGTGTTGTTGCCCGGGGCGGATATCCATGCCTCCCTGAAAGTGGCCTGGCGGCTGGTGATGACCCTGCGGCACTACAATGTGGGATGTCCGGCTGGTGACAGCTGGCACCCGGTGACCCTGTCCGTGGGGGTGGCCACACGACTTCCCGATCAGATGACCACCGGCCGCGACCTGATGCGTGAGGCCGACCGCAGCCTTTATCTGGCCAAGCAACGGGGCCGTGACCAGGCAGTACATGGGGCCCTTTCTGCCCAGTCAGATCCTCCCAGAGCCGATGCCGGCTAA
- a CDS encoding mechanosensitive ion channel domain-containing protein produces the protein MNEGNIVNDLAVVVELFNIYALLLLFIGGFVLWALNWGISKASLKITEKLPTRRFLILQITTLIGFVLYTVGTAALIIGVLQPPKEFMLAAGGSIAVALGFALKDIAASLVAGLLLLFDRPFRVGDRVSFADVYGEIVSIGLRTVRLQTLDDNLVTIPNSRFITDVVASGNAGELDMMIVTDFHVGLDADLEAAKSIIEEVIVTSRYAYLKKPVSFAIEEVEIGNLLAIRLRSKAYVLDVHYEKAFQSDIVVRVSRRFQEQQIPRPRRGGDI, from the coding sequence ATGAATGAAGGCAATATCGTCAATGATCTGGCGGTGGTGGTTGAGCTGTTCAACATCTACGCCCTGTTGCTGCTGTTTATCGGCGGCTTTGTGCTGTGGGCACTGAACTGGGGTATCAGCAAGGCCAGCCTGAAGATCACCGAAAAGCTGCCCACCCGGCGCTTCCTGATTCTGCAGATCACCACCCTGATCGGCTTTGTGCTCTACACCGTGGGTACCGCCGCGCTGATCATCGGGGTGCTGCAACCGCCCAAGGAATTCATGCTGGCTGCCGGTGGCTCCATCGCCGTGGCCCTGGGTTTCGCCCTCAAGGACATCGCCGCCTCCCTGGTGGCCGGCCTGCTGCTGTTGTTCGACCGCCCCTTCCGGGTGGGCGACCGGGTCAGCTTTGCGGATGTCTACGGGGAAATCGTGTCCATCGGCCTGCGCACCGTGCGCCTGCAGACCCTGGACGACAACCTGGTAACCATCCCTAACTCCCGCTTCATCACCGATGTGGTGGCCTCCGGCAATGCCGGCGAGCTGGACATGATGATCGTCACCGACTTTCACGTGGGGCTGGATGCGGACCTGGAAGCCGCGAAAAGCATTATCGAGGAAGTGATTGTCACCAGCCGCTACGCCTACCTGAAAAAGCCGGTGTCTTTCGCTATCGAGGAAGTGGAAATCGGTAACCTGCTGGCGATCCGCCTGCGCTCCAAGGCCTATGTGCTGGACGTGCATTACGAGAAGGCCTTCCAGAGCGATATCGTGGTGCGGGTTTCCCGGCGGTTTCAGGAACAGCAGATACCCCGCCCCCGGCGCGGCGGCGACATTTGA